In the genome of Chloracidobacterium sp., one region contains:
- the tsaB gene encoding tRNA (adenosine(37)-N6)-threonylcarbamoyltransferase complex dimerization subunit type 1 TsaB, with product MESQGSSSAFAPVDWWLVVDTASPRASLALVRGCDLCAQWGVRSQQPSAHLVVADIAYLLERVGVQPKELSAVGALVGPGSFTGIRVGLAAVKGLAQPGNLPIVTATTLEVAASAVTVHEPTAVLVVQVSHRRDVHGQGFVVAPGKFPQAFTEALTGNVEQVLTLLAAQAPTARPGVITGDGLTLLDDERLSVIASDWLRHAPPLWTAPVAIPLLAARLAAGTTVSAADLTAFYVRAALAS from the coding sequence GTGGAATCGCAAGGCTCGTCGTCGGCGTTTGCGCCTGTGGATTGGTGGCTGGTCGTGGATACAGCTTCGCCGCGCGCGAGTTTAGCGCTCGTACGCGGCTGTGACCTATGCGCTCAGTGGGGTGTTCGCAGTCAACAGCCCAGCGCCCATCTAGTCGTCGCCGACATCGCCTACCTGCTAGAACGGGTGGGCGTCCAGCCCAAAGAACTGTCAGCCGTTGGCGCGTTGGTTGGTCCTGGCAGCTTCACGGGAATTCGTGTCGGGCTGGCAGCCGTCAAAGGCTTAGCGCAACCAGGTAACCTACCGATTGTTACGGCAACGACGCTCGAAGTCGCCGCCAGCGCCGTAACGGTTCACGAGCCAACCGCTGTACTCGTTGTGCAAGTCTCTCACCGGCGGGATGTCCACGGTCAGGGGTTCGTCGTCGCGCCGGGGAAGTTCCCACAGGCGTTTACTGAGGCGTTGACCGGGAATGTTGAACAGGTTCTAACGTTGCTGGCGGCGCAAGCGCCTACCGCTCGGCCCGGCGTCATCACAGGCGACGGTCTAACCTTGTTGGACGATGAACGGCTTAGCGTAATAGCCAGCGATTGGTTGCGTCATGCGCCGCCGCTGTGGACGGCGCCGGTCGCCATACCGCTGCTGGCAGCGCGACTCGCAGCCGGAACAACCGTTTCAGCCGCCGACTTGACAGCCTTTTATGTCCGGGCGGCCCTAGCGTCATAG
- a CDS encoding radical SAM protein has protein sequence MIQSVAKGKDLAHDIDPATQLHLTYVYGPVPSRRLGLSLGVNPLPVETKVCNFDCPYCECGWTVSDRPTGRMPSVETLVTELETKLAACRAQGVRLAAVTFAGNGEPTLHPHFRQIIEAACALRDAYAPQAKIAVLTNATRLRHPDVRAGLMRADIRQFKLDAGTEMLFQRVDRPFGKLTLARIVDDICAFDAPKMLQSMFFRGQSGGMAIDNTTPEEIEAWLRHVARIRPTEVHLYSLDRTTAEPTLEKVSHAELEAIAEQVRALGIPATAF, from the coding sequence ATGATCCAATCGGTCGCAAAGGGAAAAGACTTGGCGCACGACATTGACCCGGCGACGCAACTGCACCTGACGTATGTGTACGGCCCGGTACCGTCGCGGCGGCTGGGGTTGAGTTTAGGCGTCAACCCACTACCGGTTGAAACCAAGGTTTGTAATTTCGACTGTCCGTATTGTGAATGCGGTTGGACGGTTTCCGACCGTCCAACCGGGCGTATGCCGAGCGTCGAGACGCTGGTCACTGAGCTTGAGACCAAGTTGGCGGCGTGTCGGGCGCAGGGCGTTCGCCTCGCCGCCGTCACCTTTGCTGGCAACGGCGAACCGACGCTGCATCCTCACTTTCGTCAAATTATTGAAGCCGCCTGCGCTCTGCGTGACGCCTATGCGCCACAGGCCAAAATCGCCGTGTTGACCAACGCGACCCGTCTGCGGCACCCCGACGTCCGCGCCGGGTTGATGCGCGCCGACATTCGGCAGTTCAAGCTCGACGCTGGCACGGAGATGCTGTTTCAGCGGGTTGACCGTCCCTTTGGGAAATTGACCTTGGCGCGGATTGTAGACGACATCTGCGCCTTCGACGCACCCAAAATGCTGCAGAGTATGTTTTTTCGCGGCCAGTCGGGCGGTATGGCGATTGACAACACTACGCCGGAAGAAATTGAGGCATGGCTTCGGCACGTGGCGCGGATTCGTCCGACGGAAGTGCATTTGTACAGCCTTGACCGTACGACCGCCGAACCGACGCTGGAAAAGGTTTCCCACGCGGAACTTGAAGCCATTGCGGAACAGGTGCGGGCGCTGGGCATACCAGCCACAGCATTTTAG
- the wecB gene encoding UDP-N-acetylglucosamine 2-epimerase (non-hydrolyzing), translating into MNICSVVGARPNFVKLAPIACELARHPDVRHCIIHTGQHYDAALTDAFFDDLRLPPPDYALGVGSGTHTEQTARAMLALEPVFRKERPDWVVVVGDVNTTLAATLTAVKCGLRVAHVEAGLRSFDRTMPEEINRRLVDAVADLLLTPSADADDNLLREGVAPERIRRVGNVMVDSLLAALPRAAASPILRELGLSPGAYAVVTLHRPSNVDDPETLRRLMDALARLAERLPVVFPVHPRTQARLEALALPEVAALRRLPPLGYLDFLQLWRHARLVLTDSGGLQEETTALGVPCLTLRTTTERPITVWEGTNRVVGTNPDTVIAAAETCLASPYPTEPRRPALWDGRAAKRIVAALLDKVQEPA; encoded by the coding sequence ATGAACATCTGTAGTGTCGTCGGCGCGCGCCCCAACTTCGTCAAACTGGCGCCCATCGCCTGTGAACTGGCGCGGCATCCGGACGTAAGGCACTGCATTATCCATACCGGACAACACTACGACGCTGCCCTGACGGACGCCTTCTTTGACGACTTACGCCTGCCGCCCCCGGATTATGCGCTGGGCGTTGGATCGGGGACGCATACGGAACAAACTGCACGAGCAATGCTGGCGCTAGAGCCAGTCTTCCGCAAGGAAAGACCGGACTGGGTGGTGGTGGTGGGAGATGTCAATACGACGTTGGCGGCGACGCTGACGGCGGTCAAATGCGGGTTGCGCGTCGCGCACGTCGAGGCTGGTCTGCGCAGTTTTGACCGCACCATGCCGGAAGAAATCAATCGGCGTCTCGTGGACGCCGTGGCCGATCTACTGTTGACGCCTAGCGCCGACGCGGACGACAACCTTCTGCGGGAGGGCGTCGCGCCGGAGCGGATTCGGCGTGTCGGCAACGTTATGGTGGACAGCCTGCTGGCAGCGTTGCCCCGTGCGGCGGCGTCCCCGATCCTCCGTGAGCTTGGACTGTCGCCGGGCGCATACGCCGTCGTCACCCTGCACCGTCCTTCCAACGTAGATGACCCAGAGACGCTACGCCGGTTAATGGACGCTCTTGCGCGGTTGGCCGAACGGCTGCCGGTTGTCTTTCCAGTTCATCCGCGAACGCAAGCCCGACTGGAAGCGCTTGCCTTGCCGGAAGTTGCCGCGCTGCGCCGGCTGCCGCCCCTTGGTTACTTAGATTTTCTGCAACTGTGGCGGCATGCGCGGCTGGTTTTGACTGACTCTGGCGGTTTGCAGGAAGAAACAACGGCGTTGGGTGTCCCTTGTCTTACCTTGCGCACGACGACGGAGCGCCCTATCACCGTTTGGGAAGGGACAAATCGCGTGGTTGGAACCAACCCCGATACCGTCATCGCCGCCGCCGAAACTTGCCTTGCGTCACCTTATCCCACTGAACCGCGGCGTCCAGCGCTCTGGGACGGCCGGGCGGCTAAACGCATTGTGGCGGCGCTCCTCGATAAGGTTCAGGAGCCTGCCTGA